One Thermodesulfobacteriota bacterium genomic region harbors:
- a CDS encoding polyprenyl synthetase family protein: MSFDIKNYLRERRELVDRELDALLADVQKSRTKLLESMRYSALAGGKRLRPILALAAGEAVGGDPGKVIPAACAIEMIHTYSLIHDDLPSMDDDALRRGVPTNHRVFGESTAILAGDALLTDAFGMLVTEGLRRGVSAYVICDVVRDIALAAGSQGMIEGQAVDLALAGMKDVTLPQVERMHALKTGAMIRVSVTSGARIGGADENQLESLASYAESVGLAFQIIDDVLDIEGEGDLGKERGNDERHGKSTYPGIAGIEESKKRASELTRKAVSALEGFDHRAEALRQIALYLGYRNH, encoded by the coding sequence ATGTCATTCGATATTAAAAACTATCTCCGCGAAAGGAGGGAGCTCGTGGACAGGGAGCTCGATGCGCTCCTTGCGGACGTGCAGAAAAGCCGGACGAAGCTGCTTGAATCCATGCGGTACAGCGCGCTCGCCGGGGGCAAGAGGCTCCGGCCCATACTCGCGCTCGCCGCGGGCGAGGCTGTTGGCGGAGACCCCGGGAAGGTCATACCGGCCGCCTGCGCGATAGAGATGATACACACCTATTCCCTCATCCACGACGACCTGCCCTCCATGGACGACGACGCGTTAAGAAGAGGAGTGCCGACTAACCACAGGGTGTTCGGGGAATCGACTGCGATACTCGCCGGGGACGCTTTGCTCACTGACGCTTTCGGGATGCTGGTCACGGAGGGGTTGAGAAGAGGCGTGAGCGCTTATGTGATCTGCGACGTCGTGAGGGATATCGCGCTCGCCGCCGGCTCTCAAGGAATGATAGAGGGGCAGGCCGTGGACCTCGCGCTCGCCGGCATGAAGGACGTGACTCTCCCCCAGGTGGAGCGCATGCACGCCCTCAAGACGGGGGCGATGATAAGGGTGTCCGTCACTTCGGGGGCGCGAATAGGAGGGGCCGACGAGAATCAGCTCGAAAGCCTCGCGTCATACGCCGAGTCGGTCGGGCTCGCGTTCCAGATTATAGACGACGTGCTCGACATAGAGGGGGAGGGGGACCTCGGCAAGGAAAGGGGGAACGACGAGAGGCACGGCAAGTCGACATACCCAGGCATTGCAGGGATCGAGGAATCGAAGAAAAGGGCCTCCGAGCTTACGCGGAAAGCCGTAAGCGCGCTCGAAGGTTTCGACCACAGGGCCGAGGCTCTCCGGCAGATAGCACTCTATCTCGGCTACAGAA
- the xseB gene encoding exodeoxyribonuclease VII small subunit, with protein MKSEKSFEEALRELKEIIKKLESGNLPLEDSIKLFQEGTELISFSHKKLNEIRKKVEILVEKDGEAAFEDFEPES; from the coding sequence ATGAAATCCGAAAAGTCGTTCGAGGAAGCGCTCAGGGAGCTCAAGGAGATCATAAAGAAGCTCGAGAGCGGCAACCTCCCGCTCGAAGATTCCATCAAATTATTTCAGGAAGGGACCGAGCTTATCTCGTTTTCACATAAAAAGCTCAATGAAATCAGGAAGAAGGTCGAGATACTCGTCGAGAAGGACGGGGAGGCGGCTTTCGAGGATTTCGAGCCCGAGAGCTGA